A stretch of the Theileria equi strain WA chromosome 1, complete sequence genome encodes the following:
- a CDS encoding hypothetical protein (encoded by transcript BEWA_033330A), with protein sequence MVSPRKILLLLTLYSIIAIKSSQGICSWIKTPFVWIGYIGSSPVYLGKKCTGHSNAATNDDIQKEKYIFLDVFSNKHHPSIIETLLEDDPSDNRTQIKQYKVDPTISNNSKKYLTIGCVKFWWKNLQCSGFNYHERIVTTYTDANKKFCIRIESFDSKGACVKRRIYRQRLGAWWFEKISDFSLSRLGMLTTQGMNIFSSTPKESLDLIEDKVPSFMRSTAFNGGIFYYNDPKGQNADKIDGIVFRNTPETVKDKVKEVYVWHFFSPGKGGKNEKAKKNTSLVVIYEYVDNKEYYTYYKCISNEQHQYNIVDSLSSSSSMIKLSRDQNTTHNRKRNLIFWDYDIKKNFPSEIDNMTIYAYQESNHFTIRPSDLNTTTIIRSIKVTDLGSFEFSCNTELLTFLTFHRQRNKKMEFGMISLNHNNISITSIPLKTKANEVRKAYTYELHTFALVSSMTLAHYLNRSALGVDIVGDKYTITIDNECEDLIVAKLDDNTTFYGDNFISYKTLDKVIWEGVSAEINTNICSQLLHCDVNGSESLILLQSQKELIVYKKDNGKLVEQAHEDRVKILNEAKLSNLLDKNEDHNWHNIVLNLDDYAIPDGVDTLIPSSDCITYTTSYGKRISKVEWKNSVIEISEGWAQVSRITHGIYSFLLVDLVKDVDVVRQFYEVRSDDKLYLISDTKFSTKDFLIDAIKDKIEKSIMELIPVTLGVNVNFNDPRSRVLSHSMGNQKIMYSDPESKMSVGYLKVQDKEFSLESRHRWRQVFKYGRADGTAPQIYRIFTLTDDGVREDHYADNKLTTTNIPFNNSDESLKDTVPLLVDSITLSGASRTESKLGGKLIVTYKQKDKVLNPIVFGKHEIKLLSNPTSVTVTTSYNEEELRSITIEIAIGKEKETLNFTQESINSEIYKLTKGKDNIYKDLNIGSLTLDKEVHISDTIDFSKQEYPSDLRYLTLGKELVYFTGITRGTKTTVKFGDETCTIDSKGIRYHIWVEFPYDDVKIAKLFLTYEKGNNLIEEFRCLEAEDKSMELKRPNSSFNWGILTNIEATIVNRNFLGMAVHKEDMFPIDLSLPLKQGETRVLSLKLDDNTDVYTVPAHRNYVINDVKYKNAVIKGTEKQLVKYVYHSKANNQDIILIVTRTISRLFINAYLFGLNGHFELVDINKINNAHSALKRFKTKKS encoded by the coding sequence ATGGTTTCGCCTAGAAAGATACTCTTACTACTCACACTCTACTCCATAATAGCCATAAAATCTTCGCAAGGAATATGTTCATGGATAAAAACTCCATTCGTGTGGATTGGTTACATTGGTTCATCCCCGGTTTATCTCGGCAAAAAATGTACGGGACACAGTAACGCAGCTACAAATGATGATATACAAAAAGAGAAATACATATTCCTTGATGTATTTAGTAATAAGCATCACCCTTCTATCATCGAAACTTTACTTGAAGATGATCCTTCTGACAATAGAACCCAAATAAAACAGTATAAGGTCGATCCAACTATTTCAAATAATTCTAAGAAGTATTTGACCATTGGTTGTGTTAAGTTTTGGTGGAAGAACCTGCAGTGTTCTGGTTTTAACTATCACGAGCGTATCGTAACAACGTACACAGATGCTAATAAAAAGTTTTGTATTAGGATTGAATCATTCGACTCTAAAGGTGCTTGTGTTAAAAGAAGGATTTATAGACAGCGTCTCGGTGCATGGTGGTTTGAAAAAATCTCAGATTTTTCGCTTTCACGTCTTGGTATGTTAACTACGCAGGGCatgaatatattttcatccACTCCTAAAGAGAGCCTAGATTTGATTGAAGACAAGGTACCAAGTTTCATGAGATCCACTGCGTTTAATGGTGGTATTTTTTACTACAATGATCCAAAGGGACAAAATGCTGATAAAATTGATGGAATTGTTTTTAGGAACACTCCTGAAACGGTCAAGGACAAAGTCAAAGAAGTTTATGTTTGGCATTTTTTTAGCCCCggaaaaggaggaaaaaACGAAAAAGCTAAAAAAAATACATCCTTGGTTGTAATATATGAGTACGTTGACAATAAAGAATATTATACTTACTACAAGTGTATATCAAACGAACAGCACCAGTATAACATTGTggactctttatcatcatcttcttctatGATAAAATTATCTAGAGATCAAAATACTACCCATAATAGGAAGCGAAACCTCATTTTCTGGGATTACGATATTAAGAAAAACTTTCCCAGTGAAATAGATAACATGACCATTTATGCTTATCAAGAATCTAACCACTTCACTATACGACCATCGGATCTAAACACTACCACTATTATTCGTTCTATCAAGGTTACAGATTTAGGATCATTTGAATTTTCTTGTAATACCGAATTGTTGACATTTTTAACTTTTCATAGACAACGAAATaaaaaaatggaatttGGTATGATATCTTTAAATCATAATAATATTTCAATAACATCTATACCACTTAAGACAAAGGCAAATGAAGTAAGAAAGGCTTACACATACGAACTTCACACTTTCGCATTAGTATCATCAATGACACTAGCACATTATTTGAATCGGTCTGCTTTGGGTGTAGATATAGTTGGGGATAAATACACGATTACTATAGACAATGAATGTGAAGATCTCATCGTGGCTAAGTTGGATGATAATACAACATTTTATGGTGATAATTTTATTTCTTACAAGACTTTAGATAAAGTAATTTGGGAAGGCGTATCAGCGGAGATAAACACAAATATATGCTCTCAATTGTTACATTGCGATGTTAATGGATCAGAATCTTTAATATTATTACAATCACAAAAGGAGCTTATCGTATACAAGAAAGATAACGGTAAATTGGTAGAGCAAGCTCATGAGGATAGGGTTAAGATTTTGAATGAGGCAAAACTTTCTAACTTGTTGGACAAAAATGAAGACCATAATTGGCATAATATAGTGTTAAATTTAGATGACTACGCAATTCCTGACGGAGTGGATACACTAATTCCATCATCTGATTGTATAACTTATACAACATCTTATGGAAAAAGGATTAGCAAAGTTGAGTGGAAAAATTCAGTTATAGAGATCTCTGAAGGGTGGGCTCAAGTCTCTAGAATAACACATGGAATTTACAGCTTCCTCTTGGTTGATCTTGTGAAAGACGTAGATGTTGTTAGGCAGTTTTATGAAGTTCGCAGTGATGACAAGCTATATCTTATTTCtgatacaaaattttcaactAAAGATTTTCTTATAGATGCCATTAAAGACAAGATAGAGAAATCAATTATGGAGTTGATTCCTGTTACTCTTGGAGTTAATGTTAATTTTAATGATCCTAGATCGCGTGTTCTCTCCCACTCTATGGGCAATCAGAAAATTATGTACTCTGACCCAGAAAGTAAGATGTCAGTTGGCTACCTTAAAGTTCAAGATAAGGAATTTAGCTTGGAATCAAGACATAGATGGAGACAGGTTTTTAAATACGGTAGAGCTGACGGAACTGCGCCACAAATTTATCGCATATTTACATTGACGGATGATGGTGTTAGGGAGGATCATTACGCAGATAACAAGCTAACGACCACAAACATTCCTTTTAATAATTCTGATGAATCATTGAAAGATACAGTTCCATTACTGGTTGATAGCATAACACTATCAGGAGCAAGCAGAACCGAGTCTAAACTCGGTGGCAAACTGATAGTAACATATAAACAAAAGGATAAGGTGTTAAATCCTATAGTATTTGGAAAGCATGAGATTAAGTTATTGAGTAATCCTACAAGTGTAACAGTGACTACGTCATacaatgaagaagagttgCGATCTATAACCATAGAAATCGCAATaggaaaagaaaaagagaCGTTAAATTTTACACAGGAATCTATTAATTCtgaaatttacaaattgaCAAAGGGAAAAGACAATATTTATAAGGATTTGAATATTGGTTCATTGACCTTAGACAAAGAGGTCCACATCTCTGATACCATTGACTTCAGTAAACAAGAATATCCAAGTGACTTAAGGTATTTGACTTTAGGGAAGGAACTTGTTTATTTCACCGGTATCACTAGGGGTACCAAAACGACTGTGAAGTTTGGCGACGAAACTTGCACAATAGATTCTAAGGGGATCAGGTATCATATATGGGTAGAATTTCCATATGATGATGTAAAGATTGCAAAGCTTTTCTTGACATATGAAAAAGGGAACAACTTGATAGAAGAATTCCGTTGCCTGGAAGCCGAGGATAAATCCATGGAGCTTAAAAGGCCAAATAGCAGCTTCAATTGGGGGATTCTGACAAATATTGAGGCTACTATAGTTAATCGCAATTTTTTAGGAATGGCTGTTCACAAGGAAGACATGTTTCCCATTGATCTATCACTACCACTGAAACAAGGGGAAACGAGGGTATTAAGCTTGAAACTGGATGACAATACAGACGTATACACAGTTCCAGCACACAGAAACTACGTTATAAACgatgtaaaatataaaaatgcaGTTATTAAGGGTACTGAAAAGCAGCTCGTAAAATATGTGTACCACTCGAAGGCAAATAATCAGGACATCATTCTAATTGTGACCAGAACAATATCTAGGCTGTTTATAAACGCTTACTTATTCGGATTAAACGGTCATTTCGAACTGGTAGACATTAACAAAATAAACAATGCCCATTCCGCGCTAAAAAGATTCAAGACCAAGAAATCCTAG
- a CDS encoding histidyl-tRNA synthetase, putative (encoded by transcript BEWA_033320A): MATITLDATKVLSIDDLLLVGLSKSFIAIESELAKKIGLDSDIAKLNVLSLHPGSDKPDSPSDRDSILARMICCCLLQQALRYKPHPNPVLIGRLVSTLNTREVYHFRSHISTLHHELFKSQSPGVVRFLSTVLSQGKVASDEPSLDSVGKDLGISSDELTLLTKGHTEVLSTISVLGSSLKLLSNFSDCNLGIAFESLSVSTDFLSTPGLRNVPQALETARNLLWLTEDSKIIPKKSDDQITKSLISRYLVANSEVRNTSISLLKEVSRISTALYGASVSNDIQKVLDNTWEISLQVYLNGLQHSLDTVVSVYKELVPIMISKLELAHTSAIANPEISEALASFDFKTVMSGYLEWMKKFGTEETGFPKVASISSLEKLSKEYNDLIVLSSSISINILTIKEVSDAVTHKAKADSSKKAVTSTQKKIVLGHGNILYKDFMDKLFGDVFSVQRGNIMEKMSILQGHHLFSHAPEFEKILLPQNQKTRKPKLPKGTLDFLPSDVLLRSIVINSIKDVFRQHGAVETDTPVFELKETLVGKYGEDQKLIFDLKDQGGEQLSLRYDLTVPFARFVASNKIEKIKRFQIGKVYRRDEPQLARGRYREFVQCDLDFAGEYPKMVADSEVIFILVRVLRMIKKDKFVIKINHRGILDCILSFCGAETSLHRTICSSIDKLDKLPWEDVQNEMVHEKGLPEYVALKIKDFTEVNGTFEHVISFLKEKKIDTMSDLLDDMALLSSYLDAFGVTGSEVCFDLSLARGLDYYTGIIFEAVLIGEAVGSVGGGGRYDGLIGMFSGRCIPSIGLSVGIERIMRTLSYGCSDNLTDVYVCTVGDSKMLLERMKICALLWEHGIKAEYLYNASAGLRKQIDAALDKRVSVAIILGESELEAGVVKLKILNYDTEEKQNEITVPRKDLVDEIKSILLNRTKYGKILDALFIKS, translated from the exons ATGGCTACCATAACTCTTGATGCCACAAAAGTACTTTCTATTGATGATCTATTGCTGGTAGGTTTATCAAAATCTTTTATCGCAATTGAATCTGAACTTGCGAAAAAAATAGGTTTAGATTCTGATATAGCAAAATTAAATGTCCTGTCGTTACACCCAGGCTCAGATAAACCAGATTCACCGTCTGATAGAGATTCTATATTGGCTAGAATGATTTGTTGTTGTCTGTTACAACAAGCTCTTCGTTATAAACCACACCCAAACCCTGTTCTAATAGGAAGACTAGTAAGCACCTTGAACACCCGGGAAGTTTACCATTTTAGATCACATATATCAACACTTCATCATGAACTTTTTAAATCACAATCTCCAGGGGTGGTGAGATTCCTATCCACAGTTTTATCACAAGGTAAAGTGGCCTCTGATGAACCTAGTCTAGACTCAGTCGGAAAGGATTTGGGTATCTCTAGTGATGAATTAACTCTTCTAACCAAAGGACATACTGAAGTTTTGTCGACTATTTCTGTTCTAGGGAGCTCACTTAAATTGTTGTCAAACTTTTCGGACTGCAATTTGGGAATTGCATTTGAATCTTTGTCAGTTTCTACTGATTTTCTTTCCACACCTGGACTTAGAAATGTTCCACAAGCCCTTGAAACAGCTAGGAATCTTCTTTGGTTAACAGAAGATAGCAAGATAATCCCGAAAAAAAGTGATGATCAAATTACAAAATCTTTAATTTCAAGGTATCTTGTGGCAAATAGTGAGGTACGCAATACGTCGATATCCCTTTTGAAGGAAGTTTCTAGAATCTCTACTGCTCTCTACGGAGCATCAGTCTCCAATGATATACAAAAGGTATTAGACAATACATGGGAAATATCATTGCAAGTGTATTTAAATGGATTGCAGCATTCTTTGGATACTGTTGTATCCGTATACAAGGAACTCGTACCAATTATGATCTCTAAGTTAGAGTTAGCACATACGAGCGCTATAGCAAATCCAGAAATTTCTGAGGCTCTTGCCTCTTTCGATTTTAAAACTGTGATGAGTGGATATCTGGAATGGATGAAAAAGTTTGGAACTGAAGAAACGggttttccaaaagttgcATCAATTTCATCGCTGGAAAAACTATCAAAGGAATATAATGATTTGATAGTTTTATCCTCATCTATTTCCATAAACATATTAACCATAAAAGAGGTTTCTGATGCTGTTACTCACAAGGCAAAAGCGGATAGCTCCAAAAAAGCCGTTACCTCCACTCAAAAGAAGATCGTTTTAGGCCATGGAAATATTCTCTACAAGGATTTTATGGATAAGTTGTTCGGAGATGTATTTAGTGTTCAGAGAGGaaatataatggaaaagatgTCCATTCTTCAGGGTCACCATCTTTTTAGTCACGCTCCTGAGTTTGAAAAAATTCTTTTACCACAGAATCAGAAAACCAGAAAGCCCAAGTTGCCAAAGGGAACATTAGATTTTTTGCCTAGTGATGTGTTGTTAAGGTCTATTGTCATAAATTCTATAAAGGATGTTTTTAGACAGCATGGAGCAGTTGAAACTGATACTCCTGTATTTGAGTTGAAAGAAACATTGGTTGGTAAATACGGGGAGGACCAAAAACTCATATTTGATCTTAAGGACCAAGGGGGTGAACAACTATCTTTGAGATATGATTTAACAGTACCATTTGCTAGATTTGTAGCGAGCAATAAAATTGAGAAAATTAAGAGGTTCCAAATAGGCAAGGTCTATAGAAGAGATGAGCCTCAACTTGCTAGAGGAAGATATAGGGAGTTTGTTCAGTGTGACTTAGATTTTGCTGGAGAGTACCCTAAAATGGTTGCTGATTCTGAGGTTATATTCATATTGGTTCGCGTTTTGAGGATGATAAAGAAGGATAAATTTGTGATCAAGATTAATCatagaggaattttagATTGTATTCTGTCATTCTGTGGTGCAGAAACTAGCCTTCATAGGACAATTTGTAGTTCAATAGACAAACTTGATAAATTGCCCTGGGAAGATGTTCAAAATGAGATGGTTCACGAGAAAGGACTTCCTGAATATGTAGCGctaaaaataaaagacTTCACAGAAGTGAATGGAACGTTTGAACATGTTATATCATTCttgaaggaaaagaaaatAGACACAATGAGTGACTTGTTGGATGATATGGCGTTGTTATCATCATACCTGGATGCTTTTGGAGTAACTGGAAGTGAAGTTTGCTTTGACCTTAGTCTTGCGAGAGGTCTAGACTACTACACTGGTATAATTTTTGAGGCTGTACTTATCGGAGAAGCCGTGGGATCTGTTGGTGGTGGTGGAAGATATGATGGACTCATTGGCATGTTTTCTGGGAGATGCATTCCATCCATAGGTCTTTCTGTTGGTATAGAGCGTATAATGAGGACATTATCATATGGATGTAGCGATAATTTGACCGATGTGTACGTTTGTACAGTGGGAGACTCCAAGATGTTGTTGGAGCGCATGAAGATCTGCGCCCTTCTCTGGGAACATGGTATAAAGGCAGAGTATTTGTACAATGCAAGTGCTGGTTTGCGCAAACAAATCGATGCGGCCCTAGACAAAC GTGTATCGGTCGCTATTATTCTCGGTGAAAGTGAGCTTGAAGCAGGCGTTGTTAAgttgaaaatattaaattATGATACGGAAGAGAAGCAGAACGAGATAACTGTTCCGAGGAAGGACCTGGTTGATGAAATCAAGTCTATTTTGCTAAATCGTACAAAATACGGAAAAATCTTGGACGctttatttataaaatcttGA